One window of Candidatus Hydrogenedens sp. genomic DNA carries:
- a CDS encoding cellulase family glycosylhydrolase, translated as MKRRAFLGKTFSTFPLYHIFKSFSLGEVDNQKDKGINEKSVDDGKNIWGQFFGFNLLNYFMVYGKKPFQEEEFALIHRLGFNFVRLPMDYRCWTDEKSLYQIREEDLKEIDKAVEFGKKYNIHVCLNFHRAPGWTVAKPDEAMNLWLDEEAQKICCYHWQTFAKRYKDIEPMQLSFNLLNEPGNISAEKHKNVISKLVDAIHSVDEKRPIHCDGRLWGAMPPDELSDLGIIADLHMYRPFPITHYKASWAGQWDNVPVPDYPYKEGDFVWDKEGIREKVINPWKKLEDKGVPVFVGEFGAFNQTPHKAVMGWLEDTLSLFHEVGWGWSMWNFKGPFGPIDSDRMDVEYEEWEGNKVDRQMLTLLQKFIPQK; from the coding sequence ATGAAGCGAAGGGCTTTTTTAGGTAAAACGTTTTCTACTTTTCCTTTATATCATATATTTAAATCTTTTTCTTTAGGAGAGGTAGATAATCAAAAAGATAAAGGGATTAATGAGAAATCCGTAGATGATGGAAAAAATATATGGGGCCAATTTTTTGGATTTAATTTGTTAAATTATTTTATGGTTTATGGGAAGAAGCCCTTTCAAGAAGAAGAATTTGCTCTTATTCATCGTTTGGGTTTTAATTTTGTGCGATTGCCTATGGATTATCGGTGTTGGACTGATGAAAAGTCCTTATATCAGATACGGGAAGAAGATTTAAAAGAGATAGACAAAGCCGTTGAATTTGGTAAAAAATATAACATTCATGTTTGTTTGAATTTTCATCGTGCTCCGGGATGGACTGTAGCCAAACCTGATGAAGCAATGAATTTGTGGTTAGATGAAGAGGCTCAAAAAATCTGTTGTTATCACTGGCAAACTTTTGCGAAACGATATAAAGATATTGAACCAATGCAATTGAGTTTTAATCTTTTGAATGAGCCTGGAAATATATCAGCAGAAAAACATAAGAATGTTATAAGCAAATTAGTAGATGCTATTCATAGTGTAGATGAAAAAAGACCTATTCATTGTGATGGAAGGTTATGGGGTGCTATGCCTCCTGATGAATTATCTGATTTAGGTATTATTGCGGATTTACACATGTATCGTCCCTTCCCCATTACTCATTACAAAGCCTCATGGGCAGGGCAATGGGATAATGTCCCAGTTCCTGACTATCCGTATAAGGAGGGAGATTTTGTATGGGATAAGGAAGGGATTCGGGAGAAAGTAATTAATCCTTGGAAAAAACTCGAAGATAAAGGGGTTCCTGTGTTTGTCGGGGAATTCGGAGCATTTAATCAAACACCACATAAGGCTGTAATGGGCTGGTTGGAGGATACATTGAGTTTATTCCATGAAGTAGGATGGGGTTGGTCCATGTGGAATTTTAAAGGACCTTTTGGTCCGATTGATTCGGATAGAATGGATGTTGAGTATGAGGAATGGGAAGGGAATAAAGTTGACAGGCAAATGTTAACATTACTTCAAAAGTTTATACCCCAAAAGTAG
- a CDS encoding NAD-dependent epimerase/dehydratase family protein — protein sequence MSVAIITGSGGLIGSASVRRFAKENFTIVGIDNDFRSYFFGEEASTRWSVEKLKEEFHNYRHYNVDIRDYNELEKIFNEYQKDISIVIHTAAQPSHDWAAKEPFTDFGVNALGTLNLLELTRKYAIDAVFIFTSTNKVYGDLPNFLPLIEQETRWEVEPSHPWARYGIDETMSIDQSQHSIFGASKVSADVMTQEYGRYFGMKTTIFRGGCLTGPQHAGAELHGFLAYLMKCVMTGREYRIYGYKGKQVRDNIHANDLVECFWEVYKSPRIAEVYNIGGSRHSNCSLLEAIKMSEEITGKKMNYVYIDQPRRGDHIWWISDVRKFQNHYPQWKYKYDIQKILEEIYYGLKGRL from the coding sequence ATGAGTGTAGCCATAATAACGGGTTCGGGTGGTTTAATAGGTTCTGCATCGGTTCGGCGTTTTGCTAAAGAGAATTTTACGATTGTTGGAATTGATAATGATTTTCGTTCGTATTTTTTTGGTGAGGAAGCAAGTACCCGCTGGTCGGTGGAAAAACTGAAGGAAGAATTTCACAATTACCGTCATTATAATGTAGATATTCGTGACTATAATGAATTAGAAAAGATTTTTAATGAATATCAGAAAGATATTTCTATCGTTATACATACGGCAGCACAGCCCAGCCATGATTGGGCGGCAAAAGAACCGTTCACTGATTTTGGAGTCAATGCCTTAGGAACATTAAATTTGCTGGAATTAACCCGAAAATATGCCATTGATGCGGTATTTATTTTCACTTCTACTAATAAAGTGTATGGAGACCTTCCTAATTTTTTGCCTTTAATAGAACAGGAGACACGATGGGAAGTAGAACCGAGCCACCCCTGGGCAAGGTATGGAATTGATGAAACGATGAGTATTGACCAGAGCCAGCATTCCATTTTTGGAGCGTCAAAGGTTTCTGCGGATGTTATGACGCAAGAATATGGCAGATATTTTGGAATGAAAACGACGATATTCCGTGGGGGATGTCTAACAGGTCCTCAACATGCAGGGGCAGAATTACATGGATTTCTTGCTTACTTGATGAAGTGTGTAATGACGGGTAGAGAATATCGGATATATGGGTACAAAGGGAAGCAAGTCCGAGATAATATTCATGCAAATGACCTTGTAGAATGTTTTTGGGAGGTGTATAAATCTCCTCGTATCGCAGAGGTTTACAATATTGGAGGGAGTAGGCATAGTAATTGTTCTTTGCTGGAAGCGATAAAGATGAGCGAAGAAATTACCGGGAAGAAAATGAATTATGTATATATAGACCAGCCACGAAGAGGCGACCATATCTGGTGGATTAGCGATGTGAGGAAGTTTCAAAATCATTATCCGCAATGGAAATATAAATATGATATACAAAAAATATTAGAGGAGATTTATTATGGCCTCAAAGGCCGATTATGA